A DNA window from Capnocytophaga sp. ARDL2 contains the following coding sequences:
- the lptC gene encoding LPS export ABC transporter periplasmic protein LptC, giving the protein MVGSIKYEISKVAIKLFALLSILACDSDTKEIQNIHVKRLHPDGEAEKFVVKYTEEGKIKAQLNTEKMLDYSSAKSPFNLFPKKVFVTIFDENKNKTEIQADRGFSYNKTQIIELTHNVKIKTHDGKLLETQQLFYDQKNQWFFTDHYFKLTTKDKSYFEGIGVDFDSDFKVFNAQQNRGELNNISNENL; this is encoded by the coding sequence ATGGTCGGAAGCATAAAATACGAAATTTCTAAAGTAGCAATTAAACTATTTGCTTTATTATCAATTTTGGCTTGCGATTCTGATACAAAAGAAATTCAGAATATACATGTAAAACGCTTGCATCCCGACGGTGAAGCAGAAAAATTTGTCGTAAAATACACCGAGGAAGGAAAGATAAAAGCCCAGCTCAACACCGAAAAAATGTTGGATTACAGTTCGGCAAAATCGCCTTTCAATTTGTTTCCCAAAAAAGTGTTTGTAACTATTTTTGACGAAAACAAAAACAAAACAGAAATTCAGGCCGATCGTGGGTTTTCGTACAACAAAACGCAAATCATCGAATTGACGCATAATGTAAAAATCAAAACTCACGATGGAAAGTTGCTCGAAACTCAACAATTGTTTTACGATCAAAAAAATCAGTGGTTTTTTACCGACCATTATTTCAAATTGACTACCAAAGACAAGAGTTATTTCGAGGGAATTGGAGTGGATTTTGACAGTGATTTCAAGGTGTTTAACGCACAACAAAATAGAGGAGAATTAAACAATATTAGCAATGAAAATTTATAA
- a CDS encoding peptidylprolyl isomerase, producing MAVLQKIRERSGLLIGATGVALFAFIIGDLFTGGMSFSSRNVGEVDGVSIRTNDYINKVHNAQQNGQNTTEVHNQIWGNEVRSILLNNQFEKLGLRLGKDQIIYLIQRLPDFQNPQFYNEAGQFDKGKFNAFLADIQKQGQNAWNGWLAYEKQLENFAKEEAYFNMIRGAVNTTALEAKRVYHNENDGVSFEFVKLGYETVKDEEVKVKDEEILNYIKKYASQFKADNSRSLEYVLIDNSPSEADLKAANNQINDLLQSSVSYNNLRKKNDTVAGFNRTANPVDFVNQHSDVPFDSTYLTKEQLPAEFADAIYGLAVGQSYGPYTEGNAIKVTRMLKKEAVADKVTASHILIAYKDAQSSTSTLTKEEAKAKADELLKQVQANSADFARIATENTDDPGSKATGGQYKDITKGYMVPQFDEFIFTKPTGSIGLVETVFGYHIIKVDGKQNAEKVQLATLVKNAEASAETEDKVHAMATKLEEAIASKEFSKAAAELGLIAHPAASIGAFTEQLPAVGAQREAIQWAFGKDVKAGDYKRFSTAQGELIVKVKSINESGLVSVDDARALVEPILIRQKKAEILRKKMTGDTVEAVAKATKTNVEKVENATGVNSSVGGFQEPKVFGTALALDVNKISKLIEGKNGVYMVKTTAKNKATELPNYEGFKSRVLTNNANSVSSSVMNSLYQQAEIKDNRVKVLNQ from the coding sequence ATGGCTGTTTTACAAAAAATTAGAGAAAGATCAGGTTTGCTGATTGGAGCAACAGGGGTTGCGTTATTTGCATTTATCATCGGAGATTTATTTACAGGAGGAATGTCTTTTTCTTCAAGAAATGTAGGTGAAGTAGATGGAGTGTCAATCCGTACAAACGACTATATAAATAAGGTGCACAATGCACAGCAAAATGGACAAAACACTACGGAAGTTCATAATCAAATTTGGGGTAATGAGGTGCGTTCTATTTTGTTGAACAATCAATTTGAGAAATTGGGATTGCGTTTAGGTAAAGATCAAATCATTTATTTGATTCAAAGATTGCCTGATTTCCAAAATCCACAATTTTACAATGAAGCAGGTCAGTTTGACAAAGGAAAATTCAATGCGTTTTTGGCTGATATTCAAAAACAAGGTCAAAATGCATGGAATGGATGGCTTGCTTATGAAAAACAATTGGAAAACTTTGCTAAAGAAGAGGCGTATTTCAATATGATTCGCGGTGCAGTAAATACAACTGCATTGGAAGCAAAAAGAGTATATCACAACGAAAACGACGGAGTTTCTTTCGAATTTGTAAAATTGGGATATGAAACTGTAAAAGATGAGGAAGTGAAAGTAAAAGATGAAGAAATTTTAAACTACATCAAAAAATACGCATCTCAATTTAAAGCAGATAACTCTCGTTCGTTGGAATATGTGTTGATAGACAACAGTCCATCGGAAGCTGATTTGAAAGCAGCAAACAATCAAATTAATGATTTGTTGCAATCGTCTGTGTCTTATAACAATTTGAGAAAAAAGAACGATACGGTTGCTGGATTTAACAGAACAGCAAATCCTGTTGATTTTGTAAACCAACATTCAGATGTGCCGTTTGATTCTACATATTTGACCAAAGAACAATTGCCAGCAGAGTTTGCAGATGCAATTTATGGATTGGCGGTTGGTCAATCTTACGGACCGTACACCGAAGGAAATGCGATTAAAGTTACTCGTATGTTGAAAAAAGAAGCGGTAGCAGACAAAGTAACAGCATCTCATATTTTGATTGCTTACAAAGATGCTCAGTCTAGTACATCTACTTTGACTAAAGAAGAAGCAAAAGCAAAAGCAGACGAGTTGTTGAAACAAGTACAGGCAAATTCTGCTGATTTTGCAAGAATTGCAACAGAAAATACAGACGATCCAGGTTCGAAAGCAACAGGAGGTCAATATAAAGATATCACAAAGGGTTATATGGTGCCACAATTTGATGAGTTTATCTTTACAAAACCAACAGGAAGCATCGGATTGGTAGAAACAGTATTTGGATATCATATCATCAAAGTAGATGGAAAACAAAATGCAGAAAAAGTACAATTGGCTACTTTAGTAAAAAATGCAGAAGCATCTGCTGAAACAGAAGACAAAGTACACGCAATGGCTACAAAATTGGAAGAAGCTATTGCATCAAAAGAATTTTCAAAAGCAGCCGCAGAATTGGGATTGATTGCACATCCAGCGGCGTCTATCGGTGCCTTTACAGAACAATTGCCAGCAGTAGGAGCTCAAAGAGAAGCGATTCAGTGGGCGTTTGGAAAAGATGTAAAAGCAGGAGATTACAAGCGTTTTTCTACAGCTCAAGGAGAGTTGATTGTAAAAGTAAAAAGCATTAACGAATCGGGATTGGTAAGTGTAGATGATGCAAGAGCGTTGGTAGAACCTATTTTGATCCGTCAGAAAAAAGCTGAGATTTTGCGTAAGAAAATGACAGGAGATACAGTAGAAGCTGTGGCAAAAGCTACTAAGACCAATGTAGAGAAAGTAGAAAATGCAACAGGAGTAAATTCTTCAGTAGGAGGATTTCAAGAGCCAAAAGTATTTGGAACAGCCTTGGCATTGGATGTAAACAAAATATCAAAATTGATCGAAGGGAAAAACGGAGTATATATGGTAAAAACAACTGCTAAAAACAAAGCGACAGAATTGCCAAATTACGAAGGATTCAAATCGAGAGTACTTACAAACAATGCAAATTCTGTAAGCAGTAGTGTAATGAATTCATTGTATCAACAAGCTGAAATCAAAGACAACCGCGTAAAGGTGTTGAATCAATAA
- a CDS encoding DUF4878 domain-containing protein, whose translation MKKLLAFCIMAIFFVACGSSNSPKAVAEKFLTATQKGDFEEAKKYGDSQTADLLNLVTTFGGESLKEEIKKEGVKEFTIEKVEEKDDLATVTYKVEGKENFLRLKKIDGEWKVSMNKENMNKENALPEGKLNESTIQHEGTNGVEEQEQMVEEMPVAE comes from the coding sequence ATGAAAAAACTTTTAGCATTTTGTATCATGGCAATTTTCTTTGTTGCCTGTGGTTCGTCTAATTCGCCAAAAGCAGTTGCAGAAAAATTTTTAACAGCTACTCAAAAAGGAGATTTTGAAGAAGCAAAAAAATACGGCGACTCTCAAACAGCTGATTTGTTGAATTTGGTTACAACTTTCGGTGGTGAATCTTTGAAAGAAGAAATCAAAAAAGAAGGAGTAAAAGAGTTTACCATTGAAAAAGTTGAAGAAAAAGACGACTTGGCAACTGTAACTTACAAAGTAGAGGGAAAAGAAAATTTCCTGCGATTAAAAAAAATAGATGGCGAGTGGAAAGTTTCTATGAACAAAGAAAACATGAATAAAGAAAATGCTTTGCCAGAAGGAAAGCTAAATGAATCAACTATTCAACACGAAGGAACCAACGGAGTAGAGGAACAAGAACAAATGGTAGAAGAGATGCCTGTTGCTGAGTAA
- a CDS encoding LytR/AlgR family response regulator transcription factor: MEELRLAIDKFLKKELLITNEQVASVSTFRIGEISNTLAISTQKGLVFTKMEDIMNLSADRSYTTIQLTNGEKHFVSKSITHFEKLLTEFPFFFRTHKSHIINLKYIRESGAEIVMEDDNVILLSRAKKERFSQFI; encoded by the coding sequence ATGGAAGAATTGCGTCTTGCCATCGATAAATTTTTGAAAAAAGAACTCCTCATCACCAATGAGCAGGTGGCATCAGTGAGTACATTTCGCATAGGAGAAATTTCAAATACATTAGCAATTTCTACTCAAAAAGGGCTGGTTTTTACAAAAATGGAAGACATCATGAACCTTTCTGCCGATAGATCTTATACAACCATTCAACTGACCAATGGAGAAAAACATTTTGTCAGTAAATCAATAACGCATTTTGAAAAATTACTAACCGAATTTCCGTTCTTTTTTAGAACACATAAATCTCATATTATCAACCTAAAATACATTAGGGAAAGTGGTGCCGAAATCGTAATGGAAGACGACAATGTCATCCTTTTAAGTCGAGCAAAAAAAGAACGATTTTCTCAATTTATTTAA
- a CDS encoding lactate utilization protein B/C — protein sequence MNFIQKILNIFSKNKAEQPKESKYFPDKQIPVDELFMENFKANGGKFLYCETIDELKDTFESILQENDWFEREALTFEKLLCPMLRENNLEYLEPKNPVFILSTCEGLVAEDGSVLFSSKQLLQFKSNQLPKNMIVIGRTSQILRTKSEGLSNIKYKYEGEIPTNITTLKNFNESVQQTDDFLQYGLCAKNLYLLLLEDL from the coding sequence ATGAATTTTATCCAAAAAATACTCAATATATTCAGTAAAAATAAAGCAGAACAACCAAAGGAAAGTAAATATTTTCCAGATAAACAAATTCCAGTAGATGAGTTGTTTATGGAAAATTTTAAAGCCAATGGGGGTAAGTTTCTTTATTGTGAAACTATAGATGAATTGAAAGACACTTTTGAGAGTATCTTACAAGAAAATGACTGGTTTGAACGCGAGGCACTCACTTTTGAAAAATTGTTGTGTCCGATGTTACGCGAAAACAATTTGGAATATTTAGAACCTAAAAATCCCGTTTTCATCCTCAGTACTTGTGAGGGCTTAGTTGCAGAAGATGGATCTGTGCTATTTTCTTCGAAACAATTGTTGCAATTCAAATCCAATCAATTGCCTAAAAACATGATTGTTATTGGGCGTACAAGTCAGATTTTACGCACAAAAAGCGAAGGGTTGAGCAATATTAAATACAAATACGAAGGTGAAATTCCAACGAATATTACCACATTGAAAAATTTCAATGAGAGTGTTCAACAAACGGATGATTTCCTTCAATACGGTTTGTGTGCAAAAAATCTATATTTACTATTGTTAGAAGATTTATAA
- a CDS encoding phosphatidate cytidylyltransferase, with amino-acid sequence MSESLTRALSGSVYILLLVGAMFISEIVFKAVFLALMTIATYEFANIVKLNPNYILLAVFFAVIPTFLLEDDIIQFIPLLCIPFLLLLTYFLFARKSFNYQSFYQKKFHLFGYVIFPFLAIIQLSYFNGEFQPKLLLAYFILIWTNDTFAYICGRKFGKRKLFETISPKKTIEGFVGGVLVAILVSSILRSTMVSEFFTYFIWVIIALSIGVFGTIGDLIESKYKRQEGIKDSGKILPGHGGILDRMDSILFIAPFILLIYYFL; translated from the coding sequence ATGTCTGAAAGTCTTACACGAGCCTTGAGTGGCTCAGTATATATTCTCCTTTTGGTTGGGGCAATGTTTATCAGTGAAATTGTTTTCAAGGCTGTGTTTTTGGCTTTGATGACGATTGCTACTTATGAATTTGCCAATATCGTAAAACTCAATCCAAATTACATTTTATTGGCAGTGTTTTTTGCTGTGATTCCTACTTTTTTGTTGGAAGATGATATAATACAATTCATTCCTTTACTTTGCATTCCCTTTTTGTTATTGCTTACCTATTTTTTATTTGCAAGAAAATCGTTTAACTATCAATCGTTTTATCAAAAGAAATTTCATTTGTTTGGTTATGTGATTTTTCCTTTTTTAGCCATTATACAATTGAGTTATTTCAACGGTGAATTTCAACCCAAATTACTTTTAGCATATTTTATTTTGATATGGACAAATGATACTTTTGCGTATATTTGCGGTCGAAAATTTGGAAAGAGAAAACTATTTGAAACAATTTCTCCTAAAAAAACCATCGAAGGTTTTGTAGGTGGGGTGCTTGTGGCTATTTTGGTAAGTAGTATCTTACGAAGTACTATGGTTTCTGAGTTTTTTACTTATTTCATTTGGGTAATTATCGCCTTGAGTATTGGTGTTTTCGGTACAATTGGCGATTTGATAGAATCGAAATACAAACGACAAGAAGGTATCAAAGACAGTGGAAAAATTTTACCCGGACACGGTGGAATTTTAGATAGAATGGACAGTATTCTTTTCATTGCTCCATTTATTTTGTTAATTTATTATTTTTTATAA
- a CDS encoding phosphatidylserine decarboxylase family protein, which translates to MFHKEGFKIIVGALIATAAIILAADMITIEWLRLCVQLITLFFLIMILQFFRNPKRYIANASEHTILAPVDGKVVVIEEVYEPEYFKDKRLMVSIFMSPINVHVTRYALSGLVKYSKYHPGKYLVAWHPKASEENERTTVVIDNPVFGEVMYRQIAGALAKRIVNYAKVGQQVVQGTDAGFIKFGSRVDIYLPIGTKVDVQLNQKAKGNVTVISKK; encoded by the coding sequence ATGTTTCACAAAGAAGGATTTAAAATCATCGTTGGAGCTTTGATTGCGACAGCAGCTATTATTTTAGCAGCAGATATGATTACTATCGAATGGTTGAGATTGTGTGTGCAATTGATTACACTTTTCTTTTTAATCATGATTTTGCAGTTTTTTAGAAATCCTAAAAGATATATTGCAAATGCTTCTGAACATACAATTTTAGCCCCAGTTGATGGTAAGGTTGTGGTGATTGAAGAGGTTTACGAACCAGAATATTTCAAAGACAAACGATTGATGGTGTCTATTTTTATGTCGCCTATCAATGTGCATGTAACGAGATACGCCCTGAGCGGTCTTGTAAAATACAGCAAATACCACCCTGGTAAATATTTGGTAGCTTGGCATCCAAAAGCCAGTGAAGAAAACGAACGTACTACTGTGGTGATAGACAATCCCGTTTTTGGTGAGGTGATGTATCGACAAATTGCAGGAGCTTTGGCAAAACGCATTGTGAATTATGCCAAAGTAGGGCAACAAGTGGTACAAGGTACAGATGCTGGATTTATCAAATTTGGTTCGCGTGTAGATATTTACTTGCCTATTGGTACCAAAGTAGATGTACAGCTCAACCAAAAAGCCAAAGGTAATGTTACTGTGATTTCCAAAAAATAA
- a CDS encoding acyl-CoA-binding protein: MEEQLDVEFQQCYQHISTSDKKVAADDMLRLYAYYKQAIGYEEQSNIDHNLTIVSSFKINAWQQVKHLTKQEAKEEYIKLVKKLLS, translated from the coding sequence ATGGAGGAACAATTGGATGTAGAATTTCAACAATGCTATCAACATATATCGACATCTGACAAAAAAGTTGCCGCAGATGATATGCTGAGGTTGTACGCATACTACAAACAAGCCATCGGTTATGAAGAGCAATCAAATATAGATCACAATCTAACGATAGTGAGTTCTTTCAAAATCAATGCTTGGCAGCAAGTAAAGCATCTAACAAAACAAGAAGCAAAAGAAGAATATATAAAACTAGTAAAAAAACTATTATCATGA
- a CDS encoding superoxide dismutase yields the protein MKKTIVLMASVAMIATACKNKEEVYEVDVPSREQADAPFELGSPSDVKAEKGSFQMLGLNYEYNGLEPHMDALTVATHYGKHHLGYCNKLNETVAGTDLENLSIEEVLAKLDVNNATLRNNAGGYYNHNLFWEILGAKKGGNPTGKIAEKINAQFGSFDNFKAEFKKAGTGVFGSGWVWLVVKDDQSLAITTTANQDNPLMSNATIKGTPIIGLDVWEHAYYLKHKNKRADYIDAFFDLLDWGKINEKLQ from the coding sequence ATGAAAAAAACAATCGTATTAATGGCATCAGTAGCCATGATTGCTACAGCATGCAAAAACAAAGAGGAAGTATACGAAGTAGATGTGCCAAGTAGAGAGCAAGCAGATGCTCCTTTTGAATTGGGGTCGCCAAGCGATGTAAAAGCAGAAAAAGGCTCTTTTCAGATGTTGGGACTAAACTACGAATACAACGGTTTAGAACCTCACATGGATGCATTGACAGTGGCTACGCACTACGGAAAACATCATTTGGGTTATTGTAACAAATTGAACGAAACCGTTGCTGGTACCGATTTAGAAAATCTTTCGATTGAAGAGGTGTTGGCAAAATTGGATGTAAACAATGCAACCTTGAGAAACAACGCAGGCGGATATTACAACCACAATTTGTTTTGGGAAATTTTAGGAGCAAAAAAAGGAGGAAATCCTACGGGGAAAATTGCAGAAAAAATCAATGCACAATTTGGTTCGTTTGACAATTTTAAAGCCGAATTCAAAAAAGCAGGAACAGGCGTGTTTGGTTCAGGTTGGGTATGGTTGGTAGTAAAAGATGACCAATCTTTGGCAATCACAACCACTGCAAACCAAGACAATCCTTTGATGAGTAATGCCACAATAAAAGGTACGCCAATCATTGGTTTGGATGTATGGGAACACGCATACTACCTAAAACACAAAAATAAAAGAGCAGATTATATCGACGCCTTTTTTGATTTGTTGGATTGGGGAAAAATTAATGAGAAATTACAATAA
- a CDS encoding M3 family metallopeptidase: MTNNILLTSFDEVPFLKIKNEDYLPAFEKAIQENTEEIDAICNQTAQPTFENTIEAMEYSGKQLNRISSVFFNLLSAETNDEMQQIAQEVAPKLSKLRNDIALNQELFLRVKEVYETTDFSKLTIEQQTLLTQTYKSFVRNGALLDEEKKQQLREIDARLAVLTLQFGENVLAETQKYRLHITDKIRLEGLPKDALETAQKLAEKEGKKGFIFTLDFPSYLPFVTYVKDRELRKELVIAAGKKAFQENEHNNEAIVKEIVNLRQKRAELLGYKNHAHFVLEERMAQSPEKVLSFLNELLEKAKPAALAEFDQLTQFAKKTDGISALEKWDANYFSEKMKQELYDLDDEILRPYFSLQNVLNGAFAVAGKLFQLQFRETNQVDVYHKDVRVFEVYDTNNNEKIALLYTDFHPRKGKRNGAWMTSYKLQWKEKGEHHIPHVSIVCNFTSPTETKPSLLTFNEVTTLFHEFGHALHGMLANTVYPSLSGTSVFWDFVELPSQIFENWVYEPEVLQLFAKHYETGEVIPQKYIDKIKESSNFLEGLATVRQLSFGLLDMGWHTSSIEETEKLKTFENKQFESTKIYPDVLENAMSTSFSHIFSGGYSAGYYSYKWAEVLDADAFAYFKDKGIFDSEIAAKFKTLLSKGGSEHPMDLYKAFRGQEPNVSALMKRAGLINK; encoded by the coding sequence ATGACAAATAATATATTGTTGACTTCGTTTGATGAAGTTCCATTTTTAAAAATAAAAAACGAAGATTACTTACCCGCTTTTGAAAAAGCAATACAAGAAAATACTGAAGAAATTGATGCTATTTGCAATCAAACGGCTCAGCCTACTTTTGAAAATACGATAGAAGCAATGGAATATTCTGGAAAACAACTCAATAGAATTTCATCTGTGTTTTTCAATTTGCTCAGTGCTGAGACCAATGACGAAATGCAACAAATTGCTCAAGAAGTAGCACCAAAATTGTCAAAACTACGCAATGATATCGCATTGAATCAAGAGTTGTTTTTACGAGTAAAAGAGGTATATGAAACCACTGATTTTTCAAAATTGACGATAGAGCAACAAACATTACTAACACAAACGTATAAATCTTTTGTGCGAAACGGAGCTTTGTTGGACGAGGAAAAAAAGCAACAATTAAGAGAAATCGATGCACGATTGGCTGTGTTGACGTTGCAATTTGGTGAAAATGTTTTAGCAGAAACACAAAAATATCGCTTGCATATTACAGATAAAATTCGATTGGAAGGATTGCCAAAAGACGCATTGGAGACGGCACAAAAATTGGCTGAAAAAGAAGGGAAAAAAGGTTTTATTTTTACCTTAGATTTTCCAAGTTATTTACCGTTTGTAACCTATGTAAAGGATAGAGAATTGCGTAAAGAATTGGTGATTGCAGCCGGAAAAAAAGCCTTTCAGGAAAATGAACACAACAATGAGGCAATTGTCAAAGAAATTGTCAATCTCAGACAAAAAAGAGCTGAGCTTTTAGGGTATAAAAATCATGCACATTTTGTGTTGGAAGAACGCATGGCTCAATCACCTGAAAAGGTATTGTCTTTTTTAAACGAATTGTTGGAAAAAGCCAAACCAGCTGCATTAGCAGAGTTTGATCAATTGACACAATTTGCAAAGAAAACAGATGGAATTTCAGCTTTAGAAAAATGGGATGCCAATTATTTTTCTGAAAAAATGAAACAAGAGTTGTATGATTTAGATGATGAAATACTTCGTCCGTATTTTTCATTACAAAATGTTTTGAACGGAGCATTTGCTGTAGCTGGAAAGTTGTTTCAATTACAATTTAGAGAAACCAACCAAGTTGATGTCTATCACAAAGATGTACGAGTTTTTGAAGTTTATGATACGAACAACAATGAGAAAATTGCGTTGCTTTACACCGATTTTCATCCAAGAAAAGGTAAGCGAAATGGTGCGTGGATGACATCTTATAAATTACAATGGAAAGAAAAAGGAGAGCATCATATTCCACATGTGTCTATTGTATGCAATTTTACGTCTCCAACAGAAACCAAACCTTCATTATTGACGTTTAATGAAGTTACAACACTGTTTCACGAGTTTGGTCATGCCCTGCATGGAATGTTGGCAAATACCGTATATCCGTCATTGTCAGGAACTTCGGTTTTTTGGGATTTTGTAGAATTGCCAAGTCAGATTTTCGAAAATTGGGTGTATGAACCAGAAGTGTTGCAATTGTTTGCCAAACATTATGAAACAGGAGAGGTAATTCCACAAAAATATATTGATAAAATCAAGGAGAGTTCCAACTTTTTAGAAGGATTGGCTACAGTACGTCAATTGAGTTTTGGATTGCTCGACATGGGGTGGCATACATCGTCGATTGAAGAAACTGAAAAACTAAAAACATTTGAAAACAAACAATTTGAATCGACAAAAATATATCCAGATGTTTTAGAAAATGCTATGAGTACCTCATTTTCTCATATATTTTCGGGAGGATATTCCGCAGGATACTATTCGTATAAATGGGCAGAAGTTTTGGATGCAGATGCTTTTGCCTATTTCAAAGATAAAGGAATTTTTGACTCTGAAATTGCTGCAAAATTTAAAACTTTATTGTCAAAAGGAGGTAGCGAACATCCGATGGATTTGTACAAGGCGTTTAGAGGACAAGAGCCAAATGTGTCGGCTTTAATGAAACGAGCAGGTTTGATAAATAAATAA
- a CDS encoding PLP-dependent cysteine synthase family protein, which translates to MKEKIEASESILEFIGNTPLVRLNKVVEGFKGLFYAKIEAFNPGHSAKDRIALHIIETAEKKGILKPGSVIVETTSGNTGFSLAMIAMIKGYKCILAVSDKSSIDKIDMLRAMGAKVYLCPAKVSAEDPRSYYNVAKKIHEDTPNSVYINQYFNELNVEAHYLTTGKEIWEQTKGTLTHFIACSGTGGTLSGVAKYLKEKNPEIQVIGIDAYGSAIQKYHETGEFDENEIYSYRIEGLGKNLIPTTTKFEYIDRYVKVNDENSALSARELALKEGLFMGYTSGSVIQALKQLNEENIFDKNSRVVVILPDHGSRYLSKIYSDQWMNDQGFVVEKLDNELIVVE; encoded by the coding sequence ATGAAAGAAAAAATAGAAGCAAGTGAATCTATTTTAGAATTTATTGGAAATACACCTTTGGTACGATTAAACAAAGTTGTAGAAGGTTTTAAAGGACTATTTTACGCAAAAATAGAAGCGTTTAATCCAGGACACTCTGCAAAAGATAGAATAGCATTACACATCATTGAAACAGCTGAGAAAAAAGGAATACTAAAGCCAGGAAGTGTTATTGTCGAAACTACCTCGGGAAACACAGGTTTTAGTTTGGCAATGATTGCAATGATAAAAGGCTACAAATGTATTTTGGCGGTTTCTGATAAATCGTCTATAGACAAAATCGATATGTTACGTGCTATGGGTGCAAAAGTTTATTTGTGTCCTGCTAAAGTATCAGCAGAAGATCCACGTTCGTACTATAATGTAGCTAAAAAAATCCACGAAGATACTCCCAATTCGGTATATATCAATCAATATTTTAATGAGTTGAATGTTGAGGCTCATTACCTGACCACAGGAAAAGAGATTTGGGAGCAAACCAAAGGTACTTTGACTCATTTTATAGCATGTTCGGGTACCGGTGGTACACTTTCGGGAGTTGCAAAATATTTGAAAGAAAAAAATCCAGAAATTCAAGTAATTGGAATTGATGCCTACGGTTCGGCTATTCAAAAATATCACGAAACTGGTGAGTTTGACGAAAATGAAATTTACTCTTACCGCATCGAAGGTTTAGGTAAAAATTTAATACCTACTACAACCAAATTTGAATACATAGACCGATATGTAAAAGTAAATGATGAAAATTCGGCTTTGTCTGCAAGAGAATTGGCATTGAAAGAAGGATTGTTTATGGGGTATACTTCAGGATCGGTGATTCAAGCATTGAAACAACTCAACGAAGAAAATATCTTTGATAAAAACAGTAGAGTAGTCGTAATATTGCCCGATCACGGTTCGAGATATTTAAGTAAAATCTACAGTGATCAATGGATGAACGACCAAGGATTTGTAGTAGAAAAATTAGACAACGAATTGATAGTAGTTGAATAA
- a CDS encoding DUF6252 family protein, whose product MIKKFALGLFAIATFAFVSCETEKLGEGVENSDVAATPIMAYTDSERNVTNDVSAVLKTNGTMEITAKFKRKSEDYRISTLKMVLKGTFGEGYSYPWEGGNESFEAVNVSTATFHSTHTGITYSTFNLLLPSSIEGRVVIDKVDLTNKRISGTFLYTLQSSENAQYILSNGTFFYVPFVYEE is encoded by the coding sequence ATGATTAAAAAATTTGCTTTAGGATTGTTTGCAATAGCAACTTTTGCTTTTGTATCATGTGAAACTGAGAAATTGGGAGAAGGTGTTGAAAATAGCGACGTTGCTGCCACTCCTATTATGGCATATACTGATTCTGAACGCAATGTAACCAATGATGTTAGTGCAGTATTGAAAACCAATGGTACAATGGAAATCACAGCAAAATTTAAAAGAAAAAGTGAAGATTATAGAATTTCTACTCTAAAAATGGTTTTGAAAGGTACCTTTGGAGAAGGTTATTCATATCCTTGGGAAGGTGGAAATGAATCTTTTGAAGCTGTAAATGTTAGTACAGCAACTTTTCATTCTACGCATACAGGAATCACGTATTCTACTTTCAATTTACTACTCCCTTCGAGTATTGAGGGTAGAGTTGTAATAGACAAAGTAGATTTGACTAACAAAAGAATTTCTGGTACATTTTTATATACTTTGCAAAGTAGTGAAAATGCTCAATACATTCTTTCAAATGGAACGTTTTTCTACGTACCTTTTGTTTATGAAGAATAA